From a single Planctellipticum variicoloris genomic region:
- a CDS encoding (2Fe-2S)-binding protein, whose protein sequence is MRLSLNPSPAAALLVPPMQLGFTNSKPQYLCRCLRVTEGEVREAVAVSNAETVRGVTQACGAGGGCMACHRHIKRVLAEQQAQIAAEANCPASLGFA, encoded by the coding sequence TTGAGACTCAGTCTCAATCCCTCCCCGGCCGCCGCCCTGCTGGTCCCACCCATGCAACTCGGCTTCACCAACAGCAAACCGCAGTACCTCTGCCGCTGCCTCCGCGTCACCGAAGGGGAGGTCCGCGAAGCCGTCGCGGTCTCCAACGCCGAGACCGTTCGCGGCGTCACCCAAGCCTGCGGGGCCGGCGGCGGCTGCATGGCCTGCCATCGCCACATCAAACGGGTCCTCGCCGAGCAGCAGGCCCAGATCGCCGCCGAAGCCAACTGCCCCGCCTCCCTCGGCTTCGCCTGA
- a CDS encoding peptidylprolyl isomerase — translation MTSRISHWPWAGFAALVLLAGCAKPPEKDVPVSTAPAKSGGSAAPVGEVVQVKFETTKGDFVVEVHPEWAPLGAERFLDLVRNGFYDGCKFFRVVPGFVVQWGINGDPEVQAKWRDAGIDDEPVKQSNTRGMMTFAKGGPNSRTSQVFISFGDNSRLDAMGFPAFAKVVSGMEVVEQINAEYGESPNQQSIQYEGNRYLEASFPRLDGIVKATILESKSDKGPVVDDEPKAPEGGEAQ, via the coding sequence ATGACGTCGCGCATTTCTCACTGGCCCTGGGCTGGTTTCGCCGCACTCGTTCTGCTCGCGGGCTGTGCGAAGCCGCCGGAAAAGGACGTTCCAGTTTCGACGGCGCCGGCGAAAAGTGGCGGAAGCGCCGCTCCGGTCGGCGAAGTCGTCCAGGTGAAGTTCGAAACGACGAAGGGGGACTTCGTCGTCGAAGTGCATCCCGAGTGGGCGCCGCTCGGGGCCGAGCGCTTTCTGGACCTCGTTCGCAACGGTTTCTACGACGGCTGCAAGTTCTTCCGCGTGGTTCCGGGGTTCGTCGTGCAGTGGGGCATCAATGGGGATCCGGAAGTCCAGGCGAAGTGGCGGGACGCGGGGATCGACGACGAGCCGGTCAAGCAGTCCAACACGCGCGGCATGATGACCTTCGCCAAGGGAGGCCCGAACTCCCGAACCAGCCAGGTTTTCATCAGTTTCGGCGACAACTCGCGGCTCGACGCCATGGGCTTCCCGGCGTTTGCGAAGGTGGTCTCCGGCATGGAAGTTGTCGAGCAGATCAACGCCGAGTACGGCGAATCCCCCAATCAGCAATCGATTCAATACGAGGGGAACCGCTACCTCGAAGCCAGTTTCCCGCGACTCGACGGGATCGTGAAAGCGACGATTCTGGAGTCGAAATCGGACAAGGGGCCGGTCGTCGATGACGAGCCGAAAGCTCCGGAAGGCGGGGAAGCGCAGTAA
- a CDS encoding glycosyltransferase family 39 protein produces the protein MSDTVSPRRSRRFAGLVAICVIAHTLLLADCARRWATTHDEYWHLPIGVALWRTGAWDADPINPPLPRLWAALPLVMAGAPSGDLSQADDAIDYGDAFWQANPETAPRWYFLGRLMAAAWSIATALLLTALVRRVLGDGPALAACAMWCFNPLVLGHAALVSHDIPVTCGFVATAVAALRFLDRPGAVRALLLGAVLGLAQLTKYTALLLGPLVLALWLLHPAVRLWGVSRGDLIRRAGWLGLVLAAAWGMIATGYGFQGLGQSLVHLSLVSTPGVWIGRHVGVLPSPLPAAYVQGLDTLLKFMDQPQPVYLLGQWSLDGFRSYYLLGLLVKLPLGLWGLLLLGLLTLRRHRPFPRAVWFLGVVPVVLIVGLASLSRNQLGVRYVLPAIPSLFLLAAAAFSDWKSVKPWRQRLAVVCLVWALASLRDHPHELASFNELAGGTTGGRWWLIDSNLDWGQDLFAVRDEVRRRGWKDVRVAYFGALPPAWAGLPGGPPPGRTPEPGYYAVSVNYVMGRPHVLRDAEGKFRPTGIEEFGYFRFFEPVTTIGGSIDLYVLTPEDIGRYYRALREL, from the coding sequence GTGTCGGATACCGTTTCTCCTCGCCGTTCCCGGCGCTTCGCAGGGCTGGTCGCGATTTGCGTGATCGCGCATACGTTGCTGCTGGCGGACTGCGCCCGCCGGTGGGCGACGACGCACGACGAGTACTGGCATCTGCCGATCGGCGTCGCGCTCTGGCGAACCGGGGCCTGGGACGCCGACCCGATCAACCCTCCCCTGCCCCGCCTGTGGGCGGCACTGCCGCTGGTTATGGCTGGAGCGCCCTCCGGCGACTTGTCACAGGCCGATGATGCCATCGACTATGGCGACGCCTTCTGGCAGGCGAACCCGGAGACCGCTCCCCGCTGGTATTTCCTCGGCCGGCTGATGGCGGCGGCCTGGTCGATCGCGACGGCGCTGCTGCTCACGGCGCTCGTCCGCCGCGTTCTCGGCGACGGCCCGGCTCTGGCCGCCTGCGCAATGTGGTGTTTCAACCCCCTCGTGCTGGGCCACGCGGCGCTGGTCTCACACGATATCCCCGTCACCTGCGGCTTTGTGGCGACGGCCGTGGCTGCGCTCCGTTTCCTCGATCGCCCCGGCGCAGTTCGCGCCCTGCTGCTGGGCGCCGTCCTCGGACTGGCCCAGCTCACCAAGTACACCGCCCTGCTGCTGGGGCCGCTGGTTCTGGCGCTCTGGCTCCTCCATCCGGCCGTCCGCCTCTGGGGCGTGTCTCGCGGCGATCTCATACGACGTGCCGGCTGGCTGGGCCTGGTTCTGGCCGCCGCCTGGGGGATGATCGCGACCGGCTATGGCTTCCAGGGGCTCGGCCAATCGCTGGTCCATCTGTCGCTGGTCAGCACGCCCGGCGTTTGGATCGGCCGCCATGTCGGCGTACTGCCGTCTCCGCTCCCTGCGGCCTATGTGCAGGGTCTCGACACGTTGCTGAAATTCATGGACCAGCCGCAGCCGGTTTATCTGCTCGGACAATGGAGCCTCGACGGCTTCCGGTCCTACTACCTGCTCGGGCTGCTGGTAAAGCTGCCCCTCGGACTCTGGGGACTGCTGCTCCTCGGCCTCCTCACGCTGCGCAGACATCGACCCTTTCCGCGGGCAGTCTGGTTCCTCGGCGTGGTTCCGGTTGTGCTGATCGTCGGCCTGGCCAGTCTCTCGCGAAATCAGCTCGGCGTCCGCTACGTCCTGCCGGCGATTCCATCGCTGTTTCTGCTGGCTGCCGCCGCATTCTCCGATTGGAAATCGGTCAAACCCTGGAGACAGCGACTCGCCGTGGTCTGTCTCGTCTGGGCGCTGGCCAGTCTGAGGGATCATCCGCACGAACTGGCGTCGTTCAACGAGCTTGCCGGCGGAACCACCGGCGGGCGTTGGTGGCTGATTGACTCCAACCTGGACTGGGGACAGGACCTGTTCGCCGTGCGGGACGAAGTCCGCCGGCGCGGCTGGAAAGACGTCCGCGTGGCGTATTTCGGAGCGTTACCGCCCGCCTGGGCCGGGCTGCCGGGTGGCCCGCCGCCGGGGCGGACGCCCGAGCCGGGCTACTACGCCGTCAGCGTGAATTACGTCATGGGTCGGCCGCACGTGCTGCGGGACGCCGAGGGGAAATTCCGCCCGACGGGCATCGAAGAATTCGGCTACTTCCGGTTCTTCGAGCCCGTGACGACTATCGGCGGTTCGATCGACCTGTACGTCCTCACGCCCGAGGATATCGGCCGATACTACCGGGCGCTGCGCGAGCTCTAA